A single region of the Kwoniella botswanensis chromosome 1, complete sequence genome encodes:
- a CDS encoding UV damage endonuclease UvdE, with product MPPRRLKVIPPEQPGSPSQISTTTITVNPAAAPKHTMINALEHMPPPDLMKTERDTTSDSDEALTPITSEQEEEVKHAVDEAVDRNLSKRKRGAAKKDISYVEEDQDGGSDFAASESELSEVEPEPPKKRTPKKKATPKKTKVKAEEGEGEEEGEGETPKKVKKVTPKKSRIAKDEPEYDEDGNEIVKKKRKPKVYPKKVYEIPDVERKTTTFRGRLGYACLNTVLRAEKPDSIFCSRTCRIASIEEEGMELPKGLALMNVRDLKTMIQWNEDNKIRFMRLSSEMFPFASHAKYGYDLAFADEGLKEAGALAKKYGHRLTMHPGQFTQLGSPKPNVIEASIRELDYQCEIMDRMGIGAEGVMIIHMGGIFGDKESTLARFKENYTTRLSEGVKKRLVLENDEICYNVDDLFPVCEELDIPIIFDYHHDWINPSSEPPAVLIPRIAKTWEKRGIPMKQHLSEPRPGAETVMERRAHADRCKSLPDALPDDVDLMIEAKDKEQAVFELYRIYGLEEVNHDSLRPPDPNPGMHTKGRKSSLKKKQKETGDVDSEGEPINLSDIEKEGDGGVGDTSVVEGHVKNAINDAGMEVDGQTPPKKGKAKGKRKSVGGDDEGDEAKADTEQGSAKKKKTTPKKAKKNEENKENVPDADEQIESKTEDVKEEPKKKPAKRKGRQSKEKAAA from the exons ATGCCCCCCAGAAGACTGAAAGTCATACCCCCCGAACAACCCGGTTCACCATCTCAGATAAgtaccaccaccatcaccgtcaatccagcagcagcaccgaAACATACCATGATAAACGCTTTGGAACATATGCCTCCACCCGATCTCATGAAGACCGAACGAGATACCACATCGGATTCGGATGAGGCTCTAACGCCCATTACATcagaacaggaagaggaagtaaaaCATGCAGTGGACGAGGCTGTAGATCGAAATTTatcaaagaggaaaagaggtgcagcgaagaaagatattTCGTATgtcgaggaagatcaagatggagGATCGGATTTTGCTGCTTCCGAAAGTGAATTATCGGAAGTTGAGCCTGAACCACCTAAAAAGAGAacaccaaagaagaaggccaCACCTAAGAAGACAAAAGTAaaggctgaagaaggtgaaggagaagaggaaggagaaggagaaacaCCAAAGAAAGTCAAAAAGGTGACACCGAAGAAATCGAGAATTGCAAAAGATGAGCCtgaatatgatgaagatgggaatgagattGTTAAGAAAAAACGAAAACCAAAGGTATACCCTAAGAAAGTATATGAGATACCGGATGTGGAAAGGAAAACAACCACGTTTAGAG GTCGACTGGGATATGCTTGTCTGAATACTGTTTTAAGAGCGGAAAAACCAGATAGTATATTCTGTTCCAGGACATGTAGAATAGCCagtatagaagaagaaggtatggaaTTACCGAAAGGATTGGCTTTGATGAATGTGAGAGATCTCAAGACGATGATACAATGGAACGAAGacaacaa GATTCGATTTATGAGATTGTCCTCTGAGATGTTCCCCTTTGCATCTCATGCcaaatatggatatgatctGGCTTTTGCGGATGAAGGTCTGAAAGAAGCTGGAGCTCTCGCCAAGAAATATGGACATAGATTGACTATGCATCCGGGACAG TTCACACAACTCGGTTCTCCCAAGCCCAACGTGATTGAAGCCTCCATACGAGAGCTGGACTATCAATGCGAGATCATGGACAGGATGGGTATTGGAGCAGAAGGCGTTATGAT TATACATATGGGTGGTATCTTCGGTGACAAAGAGAGTACACTTGCTCGATTCAAGGAAAACTATACCACTAGGTTAAGCGAGGGTGTCAAGAAAAGACTGGTGTTGGAGAACGACGAG ATCTGCTATAATGTGGATGATCTCTTCCCTGTGTGCGAAGAATTGGATATACCTAT TATCTTCGACTAT CATCACGACTGGataaatccatcttctgaaCCACCCGCTGTCCTCATACCTAGAATAGCCAAGACGTGGGAGAAACGAGGTATACCCATGAAGCAGCATCTGTCAGAACCTCGTCCTGGTGCGGAGACagtgatggagaggagagCGCATGCAGATAGGTGTAAAAGTCTACCTGATGCTCTGCCGGATGATgtggatttgatgattgagGCGAAAGATAAG GAGCAAGCTGTGTTTGAGTTGTACCGAATCTA TGGTCTTGAAGAAGTCAATCATGACAGTCTTCGACCACCTGATCCTAATCCCGGTATGCACACCAAAGGACGAAAGAGCAGTCTaaagaagaagcaaaaggAGACTGGAGATGTCGATTCTGAAGGTGAACCTATCAACCTATCCGATAtagagaaagagggtgatGGTGGTGTGGGTGATACAAGTGTTGTGGAAGGACATGTCAAGAATGCGATCAATGATGCAggaatggaagtggatggtCAGACTCCACctaagaaagggaaagcgAAGGGTAAAAGAAAGAGTGTAggcggtgatgatgaaggggatgaagcGAAAGCTGATACTGAACAAGGATcagctaagaagaagaaaactACCCCAAAGAAGGCTAAGAAGAATGAGGAGAATAAGGAGAATGTGCCCGACGCAGATGAGCAAATTGAAAGTAAGACTGAGGATGTTAAAGAAGAGCCGAAGAAAAAACCTGCGAAGAGAAAGGGTAGACAAAGCAAAGAGAAGGCAGCTGCGTAA
- a CDS encoding mitochondrial import inner membrane translocase subunit TIM13, with translation MSSLFGSSGATPDMAARKEQMKQSIQQELAIANAQQLINKINENCFAKCITKPSTSLTSSQETCLSQCMSLYMAAFDQVSRSYVSRISKERGAAPGIGL, from the exons ATGTCTTCCCTCTTCGGTTCCTCTGGTGCGACTCCCG ACATGGCTGCTCGAAAGGAGCAAATGAAGCAATCCATCCAACAAGAG CTTGCCATCGCCAATGCGCAACAActgatcaacaagatcaacgagAAC TGTTTTGCCAAATGTATCACTAAACCTTCCACCTCGCTCACTTCTTCGCAAGAG ACTTGCTTGTCGCAATGTATGTCCCTTTACATGGCCGCTTTCGATCAAGTATCTCGATCGTATGTCTCTAGAATATCGAAAGAACGAGGAGCCGCCCCCGGTATTGGTCTTTAA
- a CDS encoding 40S ribosomal protein S27 has protein sequence MVLAVDLLNRPADVQARTHKLKKVVPEPNSFFMDVKCPGCFAITTVFSHASTVVQCQGCATALCQPTGGKAKLTEGCSFRRKN, from the exons ATG GTTCTCGCCGTCGACCTCCTCAACAGACCTGCTGATGTTCAAGCCCGAACTCACAAGCTCAAGAAAGTTGTCCCAGAGCCAAACTCATTTTTCATGGATGTTAAGTGCCCAGGTTGTTTCGCCATCAC CACTGTCTTCTCCCACGCCTCAACCGTCGTTCAATGCCAAGGATGTGCTACCGCCCTTTGTCAACCAACCGGTGGTAAGGCCAAGTTgactgaag GCTGCTCTTTCCGAAGAAAGAACTAA